A region from the Halosolutus gelatinilyticus genome encodes:
- a CDS encoding SHOCT domain-containing protein has product MRHNDPVGLTTALVAVLTLPLGLLTGLFVSLQAAVAVFVVGWLLLVPLLPIVGNEILGIDEPELAFSEPADSLDRLKQQYVDGELDEDEFDRKVARLVDPTPGPERGGRARSDDEIDSDITERALE; this is encoded by the coding sequence ATGAGACATAACGATCCGGTCGGGTTGACCACTGCGCTCGTAGCAGTCCTGACGCTGCCGCTCGGCCTCCTCACCGGACTGTTCGTGAGTCTGCAGGCGGCGGTCGCCGTATTCGTCGTCGGGTGGCTGTTACTCGTCCCGTTGCTACCCATCGTCGGCAACGAAATCCTGGGGATCGACGAGCCGGAATTAGCGTTCTCCGAACCTGCCGATTCGCTCGACCGACTGAAACAACAGTACGTCGACGGGGAACTCGACGAAGACGAGTTCGACCGAAAGGTCGCCCGATTGGTCGATCCGACACCGGGACCCGAACGAGGGGGACGCGCCCGATCCGATGACGAGATCGACTCCGACATCACGGAGAGGGCGCTCGAGTAA
- a CDS encoding NUDIX hydrolase — protein MTNVTYVEKACAYVTRNSGELLVFEGPGHDGLQIPKGTLEPGESPRDALFREVMEESGLGTLNATRHLSTDVWTRRRSPPKRYVRHFFHAMVHEPRDRWIHTVADGGEEHGSEFELYWIDPTTDRQFALDLDDYVSLLPSADRAGDTPQAAD, from the coding sequence ATGACCAACGTAACGTACGTCGAGAAGGCCTGCGCATACGTCACGCGCAACTCGGGCGAGTTACTGGTCTTCGAGGGCCCGGGTCACGACGGCTTGCAGATTCCGAAGGGGACGCTCGAACCGGGGGAGTCACCGCGGGACGCGCTGTTCCGGGAGGTGATGGAGGAGAGCGGCCTCGGGACGTTGAACGCGACCCGCCACCTCTCGACCGACGTCTGGACCCGCCGGCGATCGCCGCCCAAACGATACGTCCGCCACTTCTTCCACGCGATGGTCCACGAACCCCGCGATCGGTGGATCCACACCGTCGCCGACGGCGGCGAGGAACACGGCTCCGAGTTCGAACTCTACTGGATCGACCCGACGACCGACCGCCAGTTCGCGCTCGATCTCGACGACTACGTCTCGCTCCTGCCGAGCGCCGATCGGGCCGGCGATACCCCGCAGGCCGCCGACTGA
- a CDS encoding aldo/keto reductase: MHYQQLGDSDVEVSEIGFGAWVVGTDWWGDRSEDDAIEMIHHALDRGITYFDTGDVYGHGRSEELIGRALADRRDEVTIATKVGYDFYNNPQAGHGELPKEIEPDYVRDAVEGSRDRLGVETIDVLQLHNANVEEITPDVLEVLDELEEEGMIRARGLALGPSIGWLAEGDLAIEEEFDSLQLVWNVLEQEVGNHFLETIDGTGSQTSLIPRVPHSSGILNEQVTPETELDAGDHRGFRPDEWYETGWEKLEKLRFLERDGERTMGQASIAWLLSHEPVATVTPTFRTADDIDEWAAASDVPKLSDEELTRVEELYETNFDIDRDDGMDSLRSSVGGTDIESAGLDKLAAD, encoded by the coding sequence ATGCACTACCAGCAACTCGGCGATTCCGACGTCGAGGTCAGCGAGATCGGCTTCGGCGCCTGGGTCGTCGGCACCGACTGGTGGGGAGATCGGAGCGAGGACGACGCGATCGAGATGATCCACCACGCCCTCGATCGCGGGATCACCTACTTCGACACGGGCGACGTCTACGGCCACGGCCGCAGCGAGGAGTTGATCGGCCGAGCCCTCGCGGACCGACGCGATGAGGTCACGATCGCGACCAAGGTCGGCTACGACTTCTACAACAACCCGCAGGCCGGCCACGGCGAACTCCCGAAGGAGATCGAACCCGACTACGTCCGGGACGCCGTCGAGGGGAGCCGCGATCGCCTCGGCGTGGAGACGATCGACGTCCTCCAACTTCACAACGCGAACGTCGAAGAAATCACCCCCGACGTGCTCGAGGTGCTCGACGAACTCGAAGAGGAAGGGATGATCCGCGCGCGCGGGCTCGCGCTCGGGCCGTCGATCGGCTGGCTCGCCGAGGGCGACCTGGCGATCGAAGAGGAGTTCGACTCCCTGCAACTCGTCTGGAACGTGCTCGAACAGGAGGTCGGCAACCACTTCCTGGAGACGATCGACGGGACGGGATCGCAGACCAGCCTCATCCCCCGCGTGCCACACTCCTCGGGTATCCTGAACGAGCAGGTGACGCCCGAAACCGAACTCGACGCGGGCGACCACCGCGGGTTCCGCCCCGACGAGTGGTACGAGACCGGCTGGGAGAAACTCGAGAAACTGCGGTTCTTAGAGCGGGACGGCGAGCGAACGATGGGCCAGGCCTCGATCGCGTGGTTGCTCTCGCACGAGCCGGTCGCGACCGTAACGCCGACGTTCCGCACCGCGGACGATATCGACGAGTGGGCGGCCGCCAGCGACGTGCCCAAACTCTCCGACGAGGAACTAACTCGCGTGGAAGAGCTGTACGAGACGAACTTCGACATCGACCGCGACGACGGGATGGACTCGCTGCGATCGTCGGTCGGCGGCACGGATATCGAGTCCGCCGGCCTGGACAAACTCGCCGCGGACTGA
- a CDS encoding SDR family oxidoreductase, giving the protein MNGTHRTLLTGATGTLGRALRSRLREAGHEVRAASRSPPTAGGAADRSDAADVDWVELDLLDGTGLRSAVEGVDVVVHAASAPRGDSEAVDIRGTERLLDAAAEADVSNVVYVSIVGVDEIPLSYYEHKLAAERSVEGSAVPSTIVRATQFHPFVFDLLEAVSRLPIWPLPTEFRLQPIDVGEAADAIVERATPEPGGRVPDVGGPAARTVGDLARAYRDATGSRRPIVRLPLPGSTAAAFRSGAALCPDRTVGSVTWEEWLTAGE; this is encoded by the coding sequence ATGAACGGAACGCACCGAACGCTGCTTACGGGCGCAACCGGAACGCTCGGGCGGGCGCTTCGATCCCGGTTGCGCGAGGCAGGACACGAGGTTCGCGCGGCGAGTCGATCGCCGCCCACCGCTGGTGGCGCCGCCGACCGCAGCGACGCCGCCGACGTCGACTGGGTCGAACTCGATCTGCTCGACGGGACCGGACTCCGATCGGCCGTCGAAGGCGTCGACGTCGTCGTTCACGCGGCGTCCGCTCCTCGCGGCGACAGCGAGGCGGTCGACATTCGCGGAACCGAACGGCTCCTCGACGCGGCCGCCGAGGCCGACGTCTCGAACGTCGTCTACGTCTCGATCGTCGGCGTGGACGAGATCCCGCTCTCGTACTACGAGCACAAACTGGCCGCCGAGCGATCCGTCGAGGGGAGCGCGGTCCCGTCGACGATCGTCCGCGCGACGCAGTTTCACCCGTTCGTCTTCGACCTGCTCGAGGCGGTCTCGCGCCTGCCGATCTGGCCGCTCCCGACCGAGTTTCGGCTGCAACCGATCGACGTGGGCGAGGCCGCGGACGCGATCGTCGAGCGCGCGACACCCGAACCAGGGGGGCGGGTCCCCGACGTCGGCGGTCCAGCGGCGCGAACCGTGGGGGATCTCGCGCGTGCTTACCGCGACGCGACGGGGTCGAGACGGCCGATCGTCCGCCTCCCGCTCCCCGGATCGACCGCCGCCGCGTTCCGATCGGGGGCCGCGCTCTGTCCCGATCGGACCGTCGGCTCGGTGACGTGGGAGGAGTGGCTGACGGCCGGCGAATAG
- a CDS encoding DUF402 domain-containing protein, with amino-acid sequence MTTVRVRGIYATAVTQRLTENGLDVVQASEPIRERFDDAFATAPALVSIETTRDRQGLEVSGESDAVAAVVDELGSIAIDAFAWDADVPRGAVYDAEVLDAGGGGGAVVDLGGGRRGYLKYDDVNGYVDGGNRYRVQVREPTPPWDDDRPRVVPTLDVGDGLCTLSRDRSGVSAALRGERADELVGMTDLLSADVPDGWGLRWQHGAADADLEAMGDALGRAVDRVRSLEAELDGAPDEPDDPAELATPQRTVWLWFGRESRFALDRVRRAVETTMAGHHRTKAADRAASAAVDFAEAICGSAGTESADGGATVDADFPFDAVARQFGPARGDRLEIDHGKPDGRLISLGRGEVTARDADGSMTVERSMRGGGTYDALDVPKEDGDVAVTKFREGRWWYPTTYKSADGAAKGTYVNVCTPVELFPDCARYVDLYVDVIKRPDGSVAIVDEDELEDAVADGLVAEDLAEKATTVAAAVKRALSK; translated from the coding sequence GTGACGACCGTTCGCGTCCGCGGCATCTACGCGACCGCAGTGACACAGCGCCTGACCGAGAACGGGCTCGACGTCGTCCAGGCCTCCGAACCGATCCGGGAGCGGTTCGACGACGCCTTCGCGACCGCACCGGCGCTCGTCTCGATCGAGACGACCCGTGACAGGCAGGGTCTCGAGGTCTCCGGCGAATCCGACGCCGTCGCGGCCGTCGTCGACGAACTCGGCTCGATCGCGATCGACGCGTTCGCCTGGGACGCCGACGTTCCCCGGGGCGCGGTGTACGACGCCGAAGTGCTCGACGCCGGCGGTGGCGGCGGCGCGGTCGTCGACCTCGGTGGCGGCCGTCGAGGCTATCTCAAGTACGACGACGTGAACGGCTACGTCGACGGCGGGAACCGGTACCGCGTGCAGGTCCGCGAGCCGACGCCGCCGTGGGACGACGATCGGCCGCGGGTCGTGCCGACGCTCGACGTCGGCGACGGACTCTGCACCCTCTCGCGCGATCGCAGCGGCGTCTCGGCCGCCCTGCGGGGCGAGCGCGCGGACGAACTCGTCGGCATGACCGACCTCCTCTCGGCCGACGTCCCCGACGGGTGGGGCCTACGCTGGCAGCACGGCGCGGCCGACGCGGATCTCGAGGCGATGGGCGACGCACTCGGCCGAGCCGTCGACCGCGTCCGATCGCTCGAAGCCGAACTCGACGGCGCGCCGGACGAACCCGACGACCCGGCCGAGTTGGCGACCCCACAGCGGACCGTCTGGCTCTGGTTCGGCCGCGAGTCGCGATTCGCGCTGGACCGCGTCCGCCGGGCGGTCGAGACGACGATGGCGGGCCACCACCGGACCAAGGCGGCCGATCGGGCCGCGAGCGCCGCCGTGGACTTCGCGGAGGCGATCTGCGGGTCGGCGGGGACCGAATCCGCCGACGGAGGGGCCACCGTCGATGCCGACTTCCCGTTCGACGCCGTCGCCCGCCAGTTCGGCCCCGCGCGAGGCGATCGGCTCGAAATCGACCACGGCAAACCCGACGGTCGATTGATCTCGCTCGGCCGCGGTGAGGTCACGGCGCGGGACGCGGACGGTTCGATGACCGTCGAGCGATCGATGCGCGGCGGCGGCACCTACGACGCGCTCGACGTGCCCAAGGAAGACGGCGACGTCGCCGTGACGAAGTTCCGCGAGGGCCGGTGGTGGTACCCGACGACGTACAAGAGCGCGGACGGCGCCGCCAAGGGAACCTACGTCAACGTCTGCACGCCGGTCGAACTGTTCCCCGACTGCGCCCGGTACGTCGACCTCTACGTCGACGTGATCAAGCGCCCGGACGGGTCGGTCGCGATCGTCGACGAGGATGAACTCGAGGACGCCGTCGCCGACGGACTGGTGGCCGAGGATCTGGCCGAAAAGGCGACGACCGTCGCCGCGGCCGTGAAGCGGGCGCTCTCGAAGTGA
- a CDS encoding helix-turn-helix domain-containing protein — MKHVRLTLDAGGREDEIHPMYDLLVNAPYVDRATAMHWNFTGEELGIMHYVEGDRKAFRGRIEAIEPVRSYELVPAGDAAFYAYIRDATTEPLRDVFELADRAPALVIPPVEYADGTVSYSIVGPPAEIQTAIDGLPEPIAVTVTEIGGIEAAPGVADSLLSERQRDAIEAALALGYYELPRSASHKQVANAIGCAPSTAAEHIRKAESKLLRSIVGSE, encoded by the coding sequence ATGAAACACGTCCGGCTCACCCTGGATGCGGGTGGCCGCGAAGACGAGATCCACCCGATGTACGACCTGCTGGTCAACGCACCGTACGTCGATCGGGCGACCGCGATGCACTGGAACTTCACCGGGGAGGAACTCGGGATCATGCACTACGTCGAGGGGGATCGCAAGGCGTTCCGGGGCCGAATCGAGGCGATCGAACCGGTCCGCTCGTACGAACTCGTCCCCGCCGGCGACGCGGCCTTCTACGCCTACATCAGGGACGCGACCACGGAACCGCTCAGAGACGTGTTCGAACTCGCCGATCGCGCGCCGGCGCTCGTGATCCCGCCCGTTGAGTACGCGGACGGGACGGTGTCGTACTCGATCGTCGGGCCGCCGGCGGAGATTCAGACCGCGATCGACGGACTCCCGGAGCCGATCGCGGTGACGGTTACCGAGATCGGCGGGATCGAGGCGGCGCCCGGCGTCGCCGACTCGCTGCTCTCCGAACGCCAGCGCGACGCGATCGAGGCCGCCCTGGCGCTCGGCTACTACGAACTCCCGCGAAGCGCGAGCCACAAACAGGTCGCGAACGCGATCGGCTGTGCTCCGAGTACGGCCGCCGAACACATTCGAAAGGCCGAGTCCAAACTGCTACGGTCGATCGTCGGAAGCGAGTGA
- a CDS encoding DUF7532 family protein, which produces MHFDQRTQQALRDVGLDTDDLRAASEAIVEAVAEDAAALEAFFDGRETVYSDMDMAHSRDEYPEHTVDSLDLTTHADEMRGWLRFDTWGVYVEGGRILGDDIVELTLGPTIHDRVRFAADRETLR; this is translated from the coding sequence ATGCACTTCGATCAGCGCACGCAGCAGGCGCTTCGCGACGTCGGTCTCGATACCGACGACCTGCGGGCCGCCTCCGAGGCGATCGTCGAGGCCGTCGCCGAGGACGCGGCGGCGCTCGAGGCCTTTTTCGACGGCCGCGAGACGGTCTACTCCGACATGGACATGGCCCACTCGCGAGACGAGTATCCCGAGCACACGGTTGACTCGCTCGACCTCACCACGCACGCCGACGAGATGCGCGGCTGGCTCCGCTTCGACACGTGGGGCGTCTACGTCGAGGGCGGTCGGATCCTGGGGGACGACATCGTCGAACTGACGCTCGGGCCGACGATCCACGATCGGGTTCGGTTCGCGGCCGATCGGGAGACGCTCCGGTGA
- a CDS encoding DUF7577 domain-containing protein, whose translation MELWGWLIGYVVLFALLHVVLYYVYVRREDGESPSPPSFADPDRASSYSSPGPDRYPRATDDARDVEPEGRASALELEGETIRCPHCGVRNAADQTFTYCWNCVSALRQ comes from the coding sequence ATGGAGCTCTGGGGTTGGCTCATCGGATACGTGGTGCTGTTCGCCCTGCTTCACGTGGTACTCTACTACGTGTACGTCCGTCGCGAGGACGGCGAAAGCCCGAGTCCGCCGTCGTTCGCCGATCCCGACCGCGCGAGTTCGTACTCCTCGCCCGGCCCCGATCGGTATCCCCGCGCGACCGACGACGCTCGCGACGTCGAACCCGAGGGTCGGGCGAGCGCCCTCGAACTCGAGGGCGAAACGATCCGCTGCCCACACTGCGGCGTTCGGAACGCGGCCGACCAGACGTTCACCTACTGCTGGAACTGCGTCTCGGCGCTCCGACAGTAA
- a CDS encoding bile acid:sodium symporter family protein, with protein MMVSTQLERIGQVTSKYFVVWVLAFSGIALYAPGAFTPIADYISPLLGVIMLGMGLTLTPDDFRRIVERPRDVFIGATAQWLVMPLAAYALVVALALPWEVGLGLILVGAAPGGTASNVMTYLGRGDVALSVTITSLTTIAAPIVMPAWAVLLAGESIAVTFAEMAESIVQIVLVPVVAGLVLRYVLDRRAPAVAKMGLSIFPAISVITIVAIVAAVVGLNVENILAASAVVFLAVVLHNGLGLGAGYGVGRLAGMPEDRARACAFEVGLQNSGLAVTIAVAFFDPIAALIPALFSVWHNVTGPALATLFTRIDGAPAAASEPAAGAD; from the coding sequence ATGATGGTATCGACGCAGTTGGAACGGATCGGACAGGTCACGAGCAAGTACTTCGTCGTCTGGGTGCTGGCCTTCTCCGGGATCGCGCTCTACGCGCCCGGCGCGTTCACGCCGATCGCCGACTACATTTCGCCGCTGCTGGGCGTCATCATGCTCGGTATGGGCCTGACGCTGACGCCCGACGACTTCCGGCGGATCGTCGAGCGGCCGCGGGATGTCTTCATCGGTGCGACGGCCCAGTGGCTCGTGATGCCCCTGGCCGCGTACGCCCTGGTCGTCGCGCTCGCGCTTCCCTGGGAGGTCGGCCTCGGCTTGATCCTCGTTGGCGCGGCGCCGGGCGGCACCGCCTCGAACGTGATGACGTACCTCGGTCGGGGCGACGTCGCGCTGTCGGTGACGATCACGTCGCTGACGACGATCGCCGCCCCGATCGTGATGCCGGCGTGGGCCGTCCTGCTGGCCGGCGAGTCGATCGCGGTCACGTTCGCCGAGATGGCCGAGTCGATCGTCCAGATCGTCCTGGTACCCGTCGTCGCCGGACTGGTCCTTCGGTACGTCCTGGACAGGCGCGCGCCGGCCGTCGCGAAGATGGGGCTGTCGATCTTTCCGGCGATCAGCGTGATCACCATCGTCGCCATCGTCGCGGCGGTGGTGGGGCTGAACGTCGAGAACATCCTCGCCGCGAGCGCGGTCGTCTTCCTCGCCGTCGTCCTGCACAACGGACTCGGCCTGGGGGCCGGCTACGGCGTCGGGCGGCTCGCGGGAATGCCGGAAGACCGCGCCCGGGCGTGCGCGTTCGAGGTGGGACTCCAGAACAGCGGCCTGGCCGTGACGATCGCCGTGGCGTTTTTCGACCCGATCGCCGCGTTGATTCCGGCGCTGTTCAGCGTCTGGCACAACGTGACTGGCCCGGCGCTCGCGACCCTGTTTACCAGAATCGACGGCGCACCGGCCGCCGCGTCCGAACCGGCCGCCGGCGCCGACTGA
- a CDS encoding acyltransferase — translation MTKRYVSLPAEAEAGMREFIDEVDERLSGDEDTCSVVEDVLIDLSGDREAYERWRAGEQVSPAEQVRLQSYDPCNTTLESEYYAEKDEDRFRRSKHLQWLWRQFDSLPIADNVEFALRFRRMLAGHLFEECGKGCRFFKGITFTYGHNISVGDNTIIHDDVHLDDRGKLTIGNRVSISDGVHIYSHDHDVVDQTEVRNYHTIVEDDVRLTYDSMVRAGNRVGENAIVGARGVVQHDIPAHHIAVGMPAKSAKIKPGWEGVATPVDEAGVNRQEERRIEYELPAEFEAFDEFERDLEPPHRRTD, via the coding sequence ATGACAAAGCGGTACGTCTCGCTTCCCGCCGAAGCGGAAGCAGGCATGCGCGAGTTCATCGACGAGGTCGACGAGCGACTCTCCGGCGACGAGGACACTTGTTCCGTCGTCGAGGACGTTCTGATCGACCTCTCCGGCGACCGGGAGGCGTACGAGCGGTGGCGGGCGGGCGAGCAGGTCTCCCCCGCAGAGCAGGTTCGCCTCCAGAGTTACGACCCCTGCAACACCACCCTCGAAAGCGAGTACTACGCCGAGAAGGACGAGGATCGATTCCGCCGATCGAAGCACCTCCAGTGGCTCTGGCGGCAGTTCGACAGCCTGCCGATCGCGGACAACGTCGAGTTCGCCCTCCGATTCCGCCGGATGCTCGCGGGCCACCTCTTCGAGGAGTGCGGCAAGGGCTGCCGGTTCTTCAAGGGAATCACCTTCACGTACGGCCACAACATCTCCGTCGGCGATAACACGATCATTCACGACGACGTCCACCTGGACGACCGCGGGAAACTGACCATCGGTAACCGGGTTTCGATCTCCGACGGCGTCCACATCTACAGCCACGATCACGACGTCGTCGATCAGACCGAGGTCCGCAACTACCACACGATCGTCGAGGACGACGTCCGACTCACCTACGACTCGATGGTCCGCGCGGGCAACAGGGTCGGCGAGAACGCGATCGTCGGCGCGCGCGGAGTCGTCCAACACGACATCCCCGCCCACCACATCGCCGTCGGAATGCCCGCCAAGAGCGCCAAGATCAAACCCGGCTGGGAGGGCGTCGCGACGCCCGTCGACGAGGCCGGCGTCAACCGCCAGGAAGAGCGCCGAATCGAGTACGAACTCCCGGCCGAGTTCGAGGCGTTCGACGAGTTCGAGCGCGATCTGGAACCCCCTCACCGGCGCACCGATTAG